The Streptococcus mitis region GACCATTGCTGAGCGGACAGAGAAAGTTGTTGTCTTGGATCAGGGCAAGATTGTCGAAGAAGGAAAGCATGCTGATTTGCTTGAACAGGGTGGCTTTTACGCCCATTTGGTCAATAGCTAGAAAGAGGAGAGGATGAAACCAGAATTTTTAGAAAGTGCGGAGTTTTATAATCGTCGTTACCATAATTTTTCCAGTCGAGTGATTGTACCCATGTCCCTTCTACTTGTCTGTTTACTTGGCTTTGCAACTGTTGCAGAGAAGGAGATGAGTTTGTCTACTAGAGCTACTGTCGAGCCTAGTCGTATCCTTGCAAATATCCAGTCAACTAGCAACAATCGTATTCTTGTCAATCATTTGGAAGAAAATAAGCTGGTTAAAAAGGGGGAGCTTCTGGTTCAATACCAGGAAGGGGCAGAGGGTGTCCAAGCGGAGGCCTATGCTAGTCAGTTGGACATGCTTAAGGATCAAAAAAAGCAATTGGAGTATTTGCAAAAAAGTCTGCAAGAAGGGGAGAATCACTTTCCAGAGGAGGATAAGTTTGGCTACCAAGCCACCTTTCGCGACTACATCAGTCAAGCAGGCAGTCTTAGGGCTAGTACATCGCAACAAAATGAGACCATCGCGTCCCAGAATGCAGCAGCTAGTCAAACCCAAGCCGAAATCGGCAACCTCATCAGCCAAACAGAGGCTAAAATTCGCGATTACCAGACAGCTAAGTCAGCTATTGAAACAGGCGCTTCCTTGGCCAGTCAGAATCTAGCCTATTCTCTCTACCAGTCCTACAAGTCTCAGGGTGAGGAAAATCCGCAAGCTAAAGCTCAGGCAGTTGCGCAGGTTGAAGCACAGCTTTCTCAGTTAGAATCCAGTCTCGCTACTTACCGTGTCCAGTATGCGGGTTCAGGTACCCAGCAAGCCTATGCGTCAGGCTTAAGCAGTCAATTGGAGTCTCTCAAATCCCAATACTTGGCAAAGGTTGGTCAAGAATTGACCCTTCTAGACCAGAAAATCTTGGAGGCAGAGTCAGGCAAGAAGGTTCAGGGAAGTCTTCTAGACAAGGGGAAAATTACGGCTAGTGAGGATGGGGTGCTTCACCTTAATCCTGAGACTAGTGATTCTACCATGGTAGCAGAAGGTACCCTACTAGCCCAACTCTATCCATCCTTGGAAAAAGAAGGGAAAGCCAAACTTACAGCTTATCTAAGTTCAAAAGATGTATCAAGAGTCAAGGTCGGTGATTCTGTTCGCTATACGACGACTCATGATGCTAAGAATCAAATTGTCTTAGATTCCACTATTACAAGTATTGATGCGACAGCTACCAAGACTGAAAAAGGTAATTTCTTTAAAATTGAGGCGGAGACTAATCTAACTTCGGAGCAGGCTGAAAAACTTCGGTACGGGGTGGAAGGTCGCCTGCAGATGATTACGGGAAAGAAAAGTTATCTACATTATTATTTGGATCAATTTTTGAACAAAGAGTAATGTTCGTGTTTTTAGAGTTAAATGATTTTTAAACTGTGAGAAAGATTCTTCTTGCAGTTTTTTTCTTTATGATTTTTGAAACACATCCACTATTTATTCGTTTAAATTCTTGTAATTTTAGGTTTTTTATGGTAGAATGTGCTCAAGTAATACGAAAGGCGAACTTTAAAATGTCAAAACAATTAATCTATTCGGGAAAAGCTAAAGATATCTATACAACTGAGGATGAAAATCTTATTATTTCAACTTACAAGGACCAGGCGACTGCTTTCAATGGTGTCAAGAAGGAGCAAATTGCAGGTAAGGGAGTGTTGAATAATCAGATTTCATCTTTTATTTTTGAGAAATTAAATGCGGCTGGTGTGGCGACTCACTTTGTGGAGAAACTTTCAGACACGGAACAACTTAATAAAAAGGTTGAGATTATTCCTTTGGAAGTCGTGCTTCGCAACTATACTGCTGGTTCCTTTTCAAAACGTTTTGGTGTGGATGAGGGAATCACCTTGGAGACTCCGATTGTTGAATTTTACTATAAAAATGATGATTTGGATGACCCGTTTATCAATGACGAGCATGTGAAATTCCTACAGATTGCGGATGACCAGCAAATTGCCTACTTGAAGGAAGAAACTCGTCGAATCAATGAACTCTTGAAAGCCTGGTTTGCTGAGATTGGACTTAAGTTGATTGACTTTAAGCTAGAGTTCGGTTTTGACAAGGATGGCAAGATTATCTTGGCAGACGAATTTTCACCAGATAACTGCCGCTTGTGGGATGCGGATGGCAACCACATGGATAAGGATGTTTTCCGTAGAGGATTGGGAGAACTAACCGACGTTTACGAGATTGTCTGGGAGAAATTGCAGGGATTGAAATAATCTGTTAGCAACGGAAAACCTTCGTCTCTCAACTAAAAGGACTCAGGCTGAAAAGGTCCCCCAGACCTTTTCACTCCGTAGAGGATTAGGAGAACTAACAGACGTTTACGAGATTGTTTGGGAAAAGTTGCAGGAATTGAAATAACAGCCTCAAGGCTGTTTAGGAATATTGCAAGAGCTGAAATAAAGGAATAAGAATTGATGGATAAACGTATTTTTGTTGAAAAAAAGGCTGATTTTCAGGTCAAGTCAGAGAGTTTGGTTAGAGAACTCCAGCATAACTTGGGACTTTCAAGCTTGAAAAGTATTCGCATCGTGCAAGTGTATGATGTCTTTAACTTAGCTGAGGACTTGTTTGCGCCTGCAGAGAAACACATCTTCTCTGAGCAGGTGACAGACCATGTTTTGGACGAAGCGGTTGTGCAGGCGGATCTTGCTAACTATGCTTTCTTTGCCATTGAAAGCCTGCCTGGCCAATTTGACCAGCGTGCAGCTTCTTCACAAGAAGCCTTGCTTTTGCTGGGAAGTTCTAGTGACGTGACAGTCAATACAGCACAATTGTACTTGGTCAATAAGGACATTGATGCGACTGAGTTAGAGGCGGTCAAGAACTACTTGCTCAATCCAGTTGATTCTCGTTTCAAGGATATCACGACAGGGATTGCCAAGCAGGAATTTTCAGAGTCAGACAAGACCATTCCTAAATTGACTTTCTTTGAAAGCTATACAGCAGAAGACTTTGCTCGCTACAAGGCTGAGCAAGGGATGGCTATGGAAGTGGATGATTTGCTCTTTATTCAAGACTACTTCAAGTCAATCGGGCGCGTGCCAACTGAGACGGAACTCAAGGTTTTGGATACTTACTGGTCTGACCACTGCCGTCACACAACTTTCGAGACAGAGTTGAAACACATTGATTTCTCCGCATCGAAATTCCAAAAACAATTGCAGTCAACCTATGATAAATATATCGCTATGCGCGATGAGTTGGGGCGTTCTGAAAAACCTCAAACCTTGATGGATATGGCGACTGTTTTCGGTCGTTATGAGCGTGTCAATGGACGTTTGGATGACATGGAAGTGTCTGACGAAATCAATGCATGCTCAGTCGAAATTGAAGTGGATGTTGATGGTGTGAAAGAGCCATGGCTCCTAATGTTCAAGAACGAAACCCACAATCACCCGACAGAAATTGAGCCATTTGGTGGGGCGGCTACTTGTATCGGTGGAGCCATTCGTGACCCATTGTCAGGTCGCTCATATGTTTACCAAGCTATGCGGATCTCAGGTGCTGGTGATATTACAGCACCGATTTCAGAAACTCGCGCTGGGAAATTGCCACAACAAGTCATTTCTAAAACAGCGGCTCATGGTTATTCTTCATACGGTAACCAGATTGGACTTGCAACAACCTACGTTCGTGAATACTTCCACCCAGGTTTTGTAGCTAAACGTATGGAGTTAGGTGCAGTAGTCGGTGCGGCTCCTAAGGGCAATGTTGTCCGTGAAAAACCGGAAGCGGGAGATGTGATTATTCTCCTTGGAGGTAAGACTGGACGTGATGGTGTCGGTGGTGCGACAGGTTCTTCTAAGGTTCAAACAGTTGAGTCCGTGGAAACTGCTGGTGCTGAGGTTCAAAAAGGGAATGCCATCGAAGAACGCAAGATTCAGCGCCTTTTCCGTAATGGCGATGTCACTCGTCTTATCAAGAAGTCCAATGACTTTGGAGCAGGTGGTGTCTGTGTAGCCATCGGTGAATTGGCAGACGGTCTTGAAATTGACCTCAACAAGGTGCCTCTTAAATACCAGGGCTTGAATGGTACCGAAATTGCCATCTCTGAATCTCAAGAACGGATGGCAGTCGTGGTTCGTCCTGAGGATGTAGATGCCTTCGTTGCTGAATGTAACAAAGAGAATATTGATGCTGTTGTGGTTGCGACAGTAACTGAAAAACCAAATCTAGTCATGCACTGGAATGGTGAAACCATTGTCGACTTGGAACGTCGTTTCCTTGACACCAATGGTGTGCGTGTGGTCGTCGATGCTAAGGTTGTGGACAAGGATGTCACACTCCCAGAAGAACGTCAAACATCTGCTGACACACTTGAAGCAGATACCCTTACGGTTCTATCTGACCTCAATCATGCGAGTCAAAAAGGATTACAGACTATCTTTGATTGCTCTGTTGGACGCTCAACGGTCAATCATCCACTTGGCGGTCGCTACCAACTCACACCAACTGAGGCATCTGTACAGAAATTGCCAGTTCAACACGGTGAGACTTATACTGCGTCAGTCATTGCTCAAGGTTTCAACCCATATGTAGCTGAATGGTCTCCATACCACGGTGCTGCCTATGCGGTGATCGAAGCAACTGCTCGTTTGGTTGCTGCTGGTGCCAACTGGTCTAAGGCTCGCTTCTCTTATCAAGAGTACTTCGAGCGCATGGACAAACAAGCTGAGCGTTTTGGTCAGCCAGTGGCAGCTCTCCTAGGCTCAATCGAAGCACAAATTCAGCTTGGTTTGCCATCTATCGGTGGTAAGGACTCCATGTCTGGTACTTTTGAAGAATTGACAGTACCGCCAACCTTGGTCGCTTTTGGGGTGACGACAGCGGATAGCCGTAATGTGCTCTCTCCAGAATTTAAAGCTGTTGGGGAAAATATCTACTACATTCCAGGCCAAGCACTCTCAGCAGAGATTGATTTTGACTTGATTAAGAAAAATTTTGCTCAATTTGAAGCTATCCAAGCTGGCCACGAAGTGACATCTGCATCAGCTGTCAAATATGGTGGTGTGGTTGAAAGTTTGGCTCTTGCTACTTTTGGAAATCATATTGGTGCAGAGGTGACCTTGCCTGAACTTAAAACAGCTTTGACAGCTCAATTGGGCGGATTTGTCTTTACATCTCCTGAAGAAATTGCTGGAGTAGAGAAAATCGGTCAAACAAGTGCAGCCTTTACACTGACTGTCAACGGTGTGAATCTAGATGGACACAAGCTTGACAGTGCCTTCCAAGGTAAATTGGAAGAAGTTTACCCAACAGAGTTTGTCCAAGCCAAAGAACTGGCTGAAGTACCAGCGGTGGTATCAGATGTTGTGATTAAAGCCAAAGAAAAGGTTGAAAAACCTGTGGTTTACATCCCAGTCTTCCCAGGCACCAACTCAGAGTATGACTCAGCTAAGGCCTTTGAAAAAGAAGGTGCAGAGGTCAACTTGGTGCCATTCGTGACCTTGAATGAAGAGGCTATTGTCAAGTCAGTCGAAACCATGGTTGACAACATCGGCAAGGCTAACATTCTCTTCTTTGCAGGTGGATTCTCAGCTGCGGACGAACCAGATGGTTCAGCTAAGTTTATTGTCAATATCCTGCTCAATGAAAAAGTGCGTGTAGCTATTGATAGCTTTATCGCTCGTGGTGGCTTGATTATCGGTATCTGTAATGGATTTCAGGCTTTGGTCAAATCAGGTCTTCTTCCATACGGGAACTTTGAAGAAGCCACTAGTACTAGTCCAACCCTCTTCTACAATGATGCCAACCAACACGTGGCCAAGATGGTGGAAACCCGTATTGCCAATACCAACTCACCATGGTTAGCTGGTGTGCAAGTAGGCGATATCCACGCTATTCCTGTTTCGCACGGTGAAGGGAAGTTTGTCGTGACGGCTGAGGAATTCGCTGAGCTCCGTGACAATGGACAAATTTTCAGCCAATATGTTGACTTTGATGGAAAACCAAGTATGGACTCTAAGTACAATCCGAATGGTTCTGTCCATGCCATCGAAGGAATTACTAGCAAGAATGGCCAAATCATCGGTAAGATGGGCCATTCAGAACGTTATGAGGACGGTCTTTTCCAAAACATCCCAGGAAATAAAGACCAGCACCTGTTTACGTCGGCGGTTAAATACTTTACTGGAAAATAAGACTTGCAGATTTTCTAATAGATAGTATCAGTAATGTAAAAGTCATGTAGATTTAGCTCTTGGTGCTACACAAATAAAAATTAGGTATATAAAATGACATACGAAGTAAAATCTCTTAATGAAGAATGTGGTGTTTTCGGTATCTGGGGACATCCAGACGCTGCTAAATTGACCTATTTTGGTCTCCATAGTCTTCAGCACCGTGGTCAGGAGGGGGCAGGAATCCTCTCCAATGATCAGGGACAATTGAAGCGCCATCGTGACATGGGACTTTTATCAGAAGTCTTCAGAAATCCTGCTAATTTGGATAAATTGACGGGAACTGGTGCGATTGGGCATGTGCGTTACGCGACTGCTGGCGAAGCTTCTGTAGATAATATCCAGCCCTTCCTCTTCCGTTTTCACGATATGCAGTTTGGTTTGGCTCATAATGGAAATCTGACCAATGCAGCCTCTCTCAAGAAAGAACTGGAACAAAGAGGAGCGATTTTCAGCGCGACTTCGGACTCGGAAATCTTGGCCCACCTCATTCGTCGGAGTCACAATCCGAACTTGATGGGCAAAATCAAGGAAGCGCTCAGCCTTGTCAAAGGTGGATTTGCCTATATCTTGCTGTTTGAGGATAAGTTGATTGCGGCTCTTGACCCCAATGGTTTCCGTCCCCTTTCTATCGGGAAAATGGCCAACGGAGCGGTGGTTGTTTCCTCTGAAACCTGTGCTTTTGAGGTTATTGGTGCTGAATGGATTCGTGATTTGAAGCCAGGTGAGATTGTGATCATTGATGACAAGGGCATCCAGTATGACAGCTATACAGATGATACCCAGTTAGCAATCTGTTCTATGGAGTATATCTATTTTGCCCGCCCTGATTCTAATATCCACGGTGTCAATGTTCATACGGCACGTAAACGTATGGGTGCCCAATTGGCGCGTGAATTCAAGCATGAGGCGGATATTGTAGTTGGTGTACCCAATTCTTCCCTCAGCGCAGCCATGGGATTTGCGGAAGAATCTGGTTTGCCAAACGAAATGGGTCTTATTAAGAATCAATATACGCAACGCACCTTTATCCAACCGACTCAAGAATTGCGGGAGCAAGGGGTGCGGATGAAACTATCTGCTGTTTCAGGCGTTGTAAGAGGAAAGCGTGTGGTTATGATTGATGACTCTATTGTACGTGGGACGACCTCTCGTCGTATCGTTCAGCTTTTGAAAGAAGCGGGTGCAACTGAGGTTCACGTTGCTATTGGCAGTCCAGCGCTAGCTTATCCATGCTTCTACGGGATTGATATCCAGACCCGTCAGGAGCTGATTGCAGCTAATCATACGGTTGAAGAAACTCGCCAAATCATTGGTGCGGACAGTCTGACTTATCTTTCTGTTGAGGGGTTGATTGAGTCAATTGGGATTGAAACAGATGCGCCAAATGGTGGTCTCTGTGTCGCTTACTTTGACGGTGACTACCCAACACCTCTCTACGACTACGAAGAAGACTATCGTAGAAGTTTGGAAGAAAAGACCAGTTTTTACAAATAGACAATAGATCCTCCATTAAAGAAAAGGAATATAAAAATGGCAAATAAAAATGCATATGCTTCACGTCTCACTACTGACTAAAAGCTAAAGCATTTGTCAGTAGACGCTTTGTCCTATAGGATCAAAGCTAGAGCCCTGACTAGTATTTTTATACTCTTCGAAAATCAAATTCAAACCACGTCAGCTTCACCTTGCCGTACCCAAGTACAGCCTGCGGCTAGCTTCCTAGTTTGCTCTTTGATTTTCATTGAGTATTAGATAAAATAATTGTTTATCTAAAAATACGTCCCAGTCTTTCCCCAAAAAAGAAAAGGAAAAATAAAATGGCAAATAAAAATGCGTACGCTCAATCTGGTGTGGATGTTGAAGCGGGTTATGAAGTTGTTGAACGGATTAAAAAGCACGTGGCTCGTACGGAGCGTGCAGGTGTCTTGGGAGTTCTTGGTGGCTTTGGTGGTATGTTTGACCTTTCAAAGACTGGGGTTAAAGAACCCGTCTTGATTTCAGGGACTGACGGTGTCGGAACTAAGCTCATGCTGGCTATCAAGTACGACAAGCACGATACCATCGGTCAGGACTGTGTGGCCATGTGTGTCAATGATATCATCGCTGCAGGTGCGGAGCCCCTCTATTTCCTTGACTACGTAGCGACAGGGAAGAATGAACCAGCTAAGCTAGAACAAGTTGTCGCTGGTGTGGCAGAAGGTTGTGTGCAGGCAGGTGCTGCCCTCATTGGTGGGGAAACGGCTGAAATGCCTGGCATGTACGGCGAAGATGACTATGACTTGGCTGGTTTTGCGGTCGGTGTGGCTGAAAAATCTCAAATCATTGACGGTTCAAAGGTGGCAGAAGGAGATATTCTTCTCGGACTTGCTTCAAGTGGGATTCATTCCAATGGTTACTCTCTCGTCCGTCGTGTCTTTGCGGATTACACAGGTGAGGAAGTCCTTCCAGAATTGGAAGGCAAGCAACTCAAGGAAGTTCTCCTTGAGCCGACTCGTATCTATGTCAAGGCTGTTTTGCCACTCATCAAGGAAGAGTTGGTCAACGGCATTGCCCACATCACTGGTGGTGGCTTTATCGAAAATGTCCCTCGCATGTTTGCAGCTGACTTGGCTGCTGAGATTGAGGAAAGCAAAGTTCCAGTCTTGCCAATCTTCAAAGCCCTTGAAAAATACGGTCAGATCAAACACGAAGAAATGTTTGAAATCTTCAATATGGGTGTGGGACTTATGCTAGCAGTTAGCCCTGAAAATGTAATTCGTGTCAAGGAATTGTTGGATGAACCAGTCTATGAAATTGGTCGTATCGTCAAGAAAGAAAACGAAAGTGTCATCATCAAATGAAAAAAATAGCGGTTTTTGCCTCTGGTAATGGCTCAAATTTTCAGGTGATAGCGGAACAATTTCCAGTAGAGTTTGTCTTTTCAGACCATCGTGACGCCTATGTGCTCGAACGTGCAGACAAGCTCGGCGTTCTGTCCTATGCTTTTGAACTCAAGGAGTTTGAGAGCAAGGCAGACTACGAAGCGGCCCTTGTCGAACTCTTGGAAGAACACCAGATTGACTTGGTTTGTCTAGCAGGCTACATGAAAATTGTTGGGCCTACTTTACTGGCAGCTTATGAAGGCAGGATTATCAACATTCATCCAGCCTACTTGCCAGAATTTCCAGGAGCTCATGGGATTGAGGATGCTTGGAATGCTGACGTGGATCAGTCTGGTGTGACCATTCACTGGGTAGATTCTGGTGTGGACACTGGTAAGATCATCAACCAAGTACGTGTGCCACGGTTAGCTGATGATACCATCGAAAGCTTTGAAACTCGCATTCATGAGGCAGAGTACAAGTTGTATCCAGAGGTGCTGGATAGCTTGGGAGTGGAGAGGAGGTATGAATTATAAATAAAATTAAATCGTCCCCTTTTTTAAAAACAATTGTATTTTTTTCGACATTTTCAATCTTGTTGTTTGTTGTTGATTCTTTTGACTTGATAACAAAAATATTTGGATTACTTGGTATGAAACCGAATCATATGAATAGTTGGTTAGCATACATAGGCTCTATATCAGGATTGTTGATGACTTCTTATATTTATACCGCCTCTCTCAAGAAGGATAGCGATATTAGAGAGATAGAACAACGTTATAATAATTTACCAATATTAATAATGGGAGTAGAGTTAATAGATAATAAACTTCAGATATCAGCAAAGAATATTGGATTAAATCATGCAATTCTAAAGTATTGGAAATTGAATGAATTTGAAGATCAGAGTGAAAATACTCAACAATTACATGGAACAAAAGGTGACATTAATCAATTTCCAATTGTTGAAAAAGACAATGAATATTCTGAAGGTATACCTCTTGATGAAGGTATAGAAATTTCAAATATTAAAGAAATAATAATTATATATACTGACATTTTTGGAAAAAATTACTATTATAATAAATTCAAAAACGAAAATGGTAAGTTTGAACAATCTCAATATGCGATATTTGATCAAAATAGAACTGAAAAAAATAAAGTAAAAATAAGTAAATGAAAGGAAAAAAGATGACTAAACGCGCTTTAATCAGCGTCTCAGACAAAGCGGGCATTGTTGAATTTGCCAAAGAACTCAAAAAACTCGGTTGGGACATCATCTCAACTGGTGGTACTAAAGTTGCCCTTGATAATGCTGGTGTTGATACCATTGCTATAGATGATGTGACTGGTTTTCCAGAAATGATGGACGGTCGTGTCAAGACCCTTCATCCAAATATCCACGGTGGGCTCCTCGCTCGTCGTGATTTGGATAGTCACCTGGAAGCGGCCAAAGACAATCAAATCGAGCTTATCGACCTTGTAGTGGTCAACCTTTATCCTTTCAAGGAAACGATTCTCAAACCAGATGTGACTTATGCGGAAGCCGTTGAAAACATCGATATCGGTGGTCCCTCTATGCTTCGTTCAGCAGCGAAGAACCACGCTAGCGTAACAGTTGTGGTAGACCCTGCTGACTATACAGTGGTTTTGGACGAGTTGTCAGCCAATGGTGAAACGACTTACGAAACGCGTCAACGTTTGGCAGCCAAGGTTTTCCGTCACACAGCGGCTTATGATGCCTTGATTGCAGAGTATTTCACAGCTCAAGTCGGAGAAAGCAAACCTGAAAAGCTCACTTTGACCTATGACCTCAAACAAGCTATGCGTTACGGTGAGAACCCTCAACAAGACGCGGATTTCTACCAAAAAGCCTTGCCGACAGATTACTCCATTGCTTCAGCTAAACAGCTCAACGGAAAAGAATTATCATTCAATAACATCCGTGATGCTGACGCTGCCATTCGTATCATCCGTGACTTCAAAGACCGTCCAACCGTTGTGGCTCTCAAACACATGAACCCATGTGGAATTGGTCAGGCTGATGACATCGAGACTGCTTGGGACTACGCTTATGAGTCTGACCCAGTGTCTATCTTTGGTGGTATCGTTGTTCTTAACCGTGAGGTGGATGCTGCGACAGCTGAGAAGATGCATGGTGTTTTCCTTGAAATCATCATCGCGCCAAGCTATACGGATGAAGCGCTAGCTATTTTGACTAATAAAAAGAAAACTTGCGTATCCTTGCCTTGCCATTTGACGTACAAGATGCCAGTGAAGCAGAAGCAGAATACACAGGTGTTGTTGGTGGACTTCTGGTGCAAAATCAAGACGTGGTGAAAGAAAGCCCAACTGACTGGCAAGTGGTGACCAAACGCCAGCCAACTGAGACAGAGGCTACTGCTCTTGAGTTCGCTTGGAAGGCTATTAAGTATGTCAAATCAAACGGTATCATCATCACCAATGACCACATGACACTTGGTGTTGGTCCAGGTCAAACCAACCGTGTGGCTTCGGTCCGTATCGCCATTGACCAAGCCAAAGACCGTCTTGACGGCGCTGTGCTTGCTTCCGATGCCTTCTTCCCATTTGCGGATAACGTGGAAGAAATCGCCAAAGCAGGTATCAAGGCTATCATCCAGCCGGGTGGGTCTGTGCGTGACCAAGAATCTATCGAAGCTGCGGATAAATATGGCTTGACTATGGTCTTCACAGGCGTGAGACATTTTAGACATTAAGAACGTTAAAGGGAAGAAAACAGTTTCTTTCCTTTTTTGCGTAAAAATGCGGAGTGAAACAAGATTAAAACGAACGTTTGTGATATAATGTTAGTAAATAATTCGCAAAAGAGGTTGAGGAATGAAGCTGTTAGTTGTCGGTTCGGGTGGTCGTGAACATGCGATTGCTAAGAAGTTGCTTGAGTCAAAAGAGGTAGAAAAGGTTTTTGTTGCCCCTGGGAATGACGGGATGATTCTGGATGGTTTGGAATTGGTAAATATCTCTATTTCCGAACATTTTGAATTGATTGAGTTTGTAAAAGCCAACGATATTGCTTGGTCCTTTATTGGGCCAGATGACGCCCTTGCGGCTGGTATCGTCGATGATTTCCATGTAGCTGGTCTCAAAGCCTTTGGTCCGACAAGATTGGCAGCTGAGCTGGAGTGGTCCAAGGATTTTGCCAAGGAAATCATGGTCAAATACGGCGTTCCGACAGCAGCCTATGGCACATTCTCAAATTTCGAGGAAGCCAAGGCCTACATAGAAGAAAAAGGCGCTCCAATCGTGGTCAAGGCGGATGGCTTGGCGCTTGGGAAGGGTGTCGTTGTTGCGGAGACGGTTGAGCAAGCAGTCGAAGCCGCGCACGAGATGCTTTTGGACAATAAATTTGGCGATAGCGGTGCGCGTGTGGTTATTGAGGAATTCCTTGAAGGAGAGGAATTTTCACTCTTTGCCTTTGTCAATGGCGACAAGTTCTACATCATGCCAACGGCTCAGGACCACAAACGTGCTTATAATGGCGATAAGGGGCCTAACACGGGGGGTATGGGTGCCTATGCGCCAGTTCCTCACTTGCCAGAGAGCGTGGTTGCTACAGCGGTTGACACCATTGTCAAGCCAGTCCTTGAGGGCATGATTAAAGAAGGGCGCCCTTATCTTGGTATCCTTTACGCTGGTCTTATCTTGACAGCGGACGGCCCTAAGGTTATCGAGTTCAACGCTCGCTTCGGAGATCCAGAAACTCAGATTATCTTGCCTCGTCTGACATCTGACTTTGCACAAAATATTACGGATATTCTGGATAGCAAGGAGCCAAATATCACTTGGACAGATAAGGGTGTGACTCTGGGTGTGGTTGTCGCATCCAAGGGCTACCCCCTAGACTATGAAAAAGGTGTCAAGTTGCCAGCCAAGACAGAAGGCGACATTATCACCTATTATGCAGGGGCTAAGTTTGCGGAAAATAGCAGAGCACTGCTGTCAAATGGCGGACGTGTTTATATGCTCGTCACTACTGCAGATACCGTCGAAGACGGACAAAACATTATTTACAGTGAACTCGCCCAACAAAACACAGAAGGGCTCTTCTACCGAACAGATATCGGAAGCAAGGCCATAAAAGATTAACAGATATTATAGTTGTCATGGCGAGCGAAAGCGAATCGAAGTAAGATAATAATCACCGTGGTGAAAAGACCAGAACAGTATCTGTTCTGATCTAGGGAAAATTTGAGACCTTAGATTCAAATTTTAGGAATGAAACCGAATGTTTGCTTCCGTCCCCCCCAAGACCATTATCAAAAAAGAATTAGCAAAAATTCACAAAACACGATAATGGTCGCATAACTTACGAGCGTTAGCGAGTTAATATAGAACAATCACCGCCGTTGTGAAAGAACGATTGAATGACAATCCAATCGTTCAGGGAAATTGG contains the following coding sequences:
- the comB gene encoding competence pheromone export protein ComB, with protein sequence MKPEFLESAEFYNRRYHNFSSRVIVPMSLLLVCLLGFATVAEKEMSLSTRATVEPSRILANIQSTSNNRILVNHLEENKLVKKGELLVQYQEGAEGVQAEAYASQLDMLKDQKKQLEYLQKSLQEGENHFPEEDKFGYQATFRDYISQAGSLRASTSQQNETIASQNAAASQTQAEIGNLISQTEAKIRDYQTAKSAIETGASLASQNLAYSLYQSYKSQGEENPQAKAQAVAQVEAQLSQLESSLATYRVQYAGSGTQQAYASGLSSQLESLKSQYLAKVGQELTLLDQKILEAESGKKVQGSLLDKGKITASEDGVLHLNPETSDSTMVAEGTLLAQLYPSLEKEGKAKLTAYLSSKDVSRVKVGDSVRYTTTHDAKNQIVLDSTITSIDATATKTEKGNFFKIEAETNLTSEQAEKLRYGVEGRLQMITGKKSYLHYYLDQFLNKE
- the purC gene encoding phosphoribosylaminoimidazolesuccinocarboxamide synthase, which produces MSKQLIYSGKAKDIYTTEDENLIISTYKDQATAFNGVKKEQIAGKGVLNNQISSFIFEKLNAAGVATHFVEKLSDTEQLNKKVEIIPLEVVLRNYTAGSFSKRFGVDEGITLETPIVEFYYKNDDLDDPFINDEHVKFLQIADDQQIAYLKEETRRINELLKAWFAEIGLKLIDFKLEFGFDKDGKIILADEFSPDNCRLWDADGNHMDKDVFRRGLGELTDVYEIVWEKLQGLK
- a CDS encoding phosphoribosylaminoimidazolesuccinocarboxamide synthase, with protein sequence MLATENLRLSTKRTQAEKVPQTFSLRRGLGELTDVYEIVWEKLQELK
- a CDS encoding phosphoribosylformylglycinamidine synthase — its product is MDKRIFVEKKADFQVKSESLVRELQHNLGLSSLKSIRIVQVYDVFNLAEDLFAPAEKHIFSEQVTDHVLDEAVVQADLANYAFFAIESLPGQFDQRAASSQEALLLLGSSSDVTVNTAQLYLVNKDIDATELEAVKNYLLNPVDSRFKDITTGIAKQEFSESDKTIPKLTFFESYTAEDFARYKAEQGMAMEVDDLLFIQDYFKSIGRVPTETELKVLDTYWSDHCRHTTFETELKHIDFSASKFQKQLQSTYDKYIAMRDELGRSEKPQTLMDMATVFGRYERVNGRLDDMEVSDEINACSVEIEVDVDGVKEPWLLMFKNETHNHPTEIEPFGGAATCIGGAIRDPLSGRSYVYQAMRISGAGDITAPISETRAGKLPQQVISKTAAHGYSSYGNQIGLATTYVREYFHPGFVAKRMELGAVVGAAPKGNVVREKPEAGDVIILLGGKTGRDGVGGATGSSKVQTVESVETAGAEVQKGNAIEERKIQRLFRNGDVTRLIKKSNDFGAGGVCVAIGELADGLEIDLNKVPLKYQGLNGTEIAISESQERMAVVVRPEDVDAFVAECNKENIDAVVVATVTEKPNLVMHWNGETIVDLERRFLDTNGVRVVVDAKVVDKDVTLPEERQTSADTLEADTLTVLSDLNHASQKGLQTIFDCSVGRSTVNHPLGGRYQLTPTEASVQKLPVQHGETYTASVIAQGFNPYVAEWSPYHGAAYAVIEATARLVAAGANWSKARFSYQEYFERMDKQAERFGQPVAALLGSIEAQIQLGLPSIGGKDSMSGTFEELTVPPTLVAFGVTTADSRNVLSPEFKAVGENIYYIPGQALSAEIDFDLIKKNFAQFEAIQAGHEVTSASAVKYGGVVESLALATFGNHIGAEVTLPELKTALTAQLGGFVFTSPEEIAGVEKIGQTSAAFTLTVNGVNLDGHKLDSAFQGKLEEVYPTEFVQAKELAEVPAVVSDVVIKAKEKVEKPVVYIPVFPGTNSEYDSAKAFEKEGAEVNLVPFVTLNEEAIVKSVETMVDNIGKANILFFAGGFSAADEPDGSAKFIVNILLNEKVRVAIDSFIARGGLIIGICNGFQALVKSGLLPYGNFEEATSTSPTLFYNDANQHVAKMVETRIANTNSPWLAGVQVGDIHAIPVSHGEGKFVVTAEEFAELRDNGQIFSQYVDFDGKPSMDSKYNPNGSVHAIEGITSKNGQIIGKMGHSERYEDGLFQNIPGNKDQHLFTSAVKYFTGK